From a region of the Erythrobacter neustonensis genome:
- a CDS encoding monovalent cation/H+ antiporter subunit D, giving the protein MTLADHLPILPIAVPALAGPVALLLMQRRRALAVGIALVSGAVQLALALALMARVSDGTVLSYALGAWPAPFGIVLVADRLAALMLVLTAVLGLIALLHAVLTRTDRKGWHFHPLFQFQLMGLNGAFLTGDLFNLFVFFEVLLIASYGLMLHGQGAARLKAGVQYVVVNLVGSSLFLIALGMLYALTGTLNMADMGLRIASIAPDDQGMLRIAGLLLTSVFALKAAVVPLHLWLPRTYAAATPAVAALFAIMTKVGVYSLIRVVPQVFGESAGFAAFVPGPWLLPAAMLSAIIGFVGVFSARSLSEQAAYAVVGSTGTLLIAVAGWNPATMGAALYYLVHSTLAAAALFLAVDVAARRRGSYRDNATPGAAFAGRGLAAMLFMAAAIGVTGLPPLSGFIGKLLVLSALTTQPDWGWGFGVILVTTLIAVIGFARTGSAVFWKTAENADMPPPRANRTDMIAPAIALALLAALSVGAGIVSDYTSAAAQQIFDPAQTAAVVLTEPMQ; this is encoded by the coding sequence GTGACGCTGGCCGATCACCTGCCGATTCTGCCGATTGCGGTGCCCGCGCTCGCCGGCCCGGTCGCGCTCCTGCTGATGCAGCGCCGCCGGGCGCTGGCGGTGGGGATCGCACTGGTATCGGGCGCGGTGCAACTGGCGCTGGCGCTGGCATTGATGGCGCGGGTGTCGGACGGGACGGTGCTGTCCTATGCGCTGGGCGCGTGGCCTGCGCCTTTCGGGATCGTGCTGGTGGCCGACCGGCTCGCCGCGCTGATGCTGGTGCTGACTGCGGTGCTGGGGCTGATCGCACTGCTGCACGCGGTGCTGACCCGCACCGATCGCAAGGGCTGGCATTTCCACCCCTTGTTCCAGTTCCAGTTGATGGGTTTGAACGGCGCGTTCCTGACCGGCGATCTGTTCAACCTCTTCGTGTTCTTCGAGGTGCTGCTGATCGCGTCTTATGGCCTGATGCTGCACGGGCAGGGCGCCGCGCGATTGAAGGCCGGGGTGCAGTATGTGGTGGTGAACCTTGTCGGCTCGTCGCTGTTCCTGATTGCACTGGGGATGCTCTATGCGCTCACCGGCACGCTCAACATGGCCGACATGGGGCTGCGGATCGCCTCGATCGCGCCCGATGATCAGGGGATGCTGCGGATCGCCGGGCTGCTGCTCACCAGCGTGTTCGCGCTGAAGGCCGCGGTGGTGCCGCTCCACCTGTGGTTGCCGCGCACCTATGCGGCGGCGACCCCGGCGGTGGCGGCCCTGTTTGCGATCATGACCAAGGTCGGGGTCTATTCGCTGATCCGCGTGGTGCCGCAGGTGTTCGGCGAAAGCGCAGGCTTTGCCGCATTCGTGCCGGGGCCGTGGTTGCTGCCCGCCGCGATGCTGAGCGCAATTATCGGCTTCGTCGGGGTGTTCAGCGCGCGGTCCCTGTCCGAACAGGCAGCCTATGCGGTGGTCGGGTCGACCGGCACGCTGCTGATCGCGGTCGCGGGCTGGAACCCGGCAACGATGGGTGCGGCCCTTTACTACCTCGTCCATTCGACGCTGGCGGCGGCGGCCTTGTTCCTCGCAGTCGATGTCGCGGCACGGCGGCGCGGCAGCTACCGCGACAATGCAACGCCCGGCGCGGCCTTTGCGGGGCGCGGGCTTGCGGCAATGCTGTTCATGGCGGCGGCGATCGGGGTGACGGGCCTGCCGCCATTGTCGGGCTTCATCGGCAAGTTGCTGGTGCTTTCCGCGCTCACCACGCAGCCCGATTGGGGCTGGGGCTTCGGCGTGATCCTCGTCACCACGCTGATCGCGGTGATCGGCTTTGCGCGCACGGGCAGCGCGGTGTTTTGGAAAACCGCCGAGAACGCCGACATGCCCCCGCCGCGCGCCAACCGCACCGATATGATCGCGCCTGCCATCGCGCTTGCGCTGCTGGCCGCGCTGTCCGTCGGTGCCGGGATCGTCAGCGATTACACGTCTGCCGCCGCGCAGCAAATCTTTGATCCCGCGCAGACCGCCGCCGTGGTGCTGACGGAGCCGATGCAATGA
- a CDS encoding Na+/H+ antiporter subunit C — protein MSYEFLVASAIGVLVAGGIYLALRARTFQVVLGLTLISYAVNLFLFASGRLVLARPPIWDKAVTEYTDPLPQALVLTAIVITFGMTAFVVILALRSFLETGSDHVDGAEVPCDVQDGLADDTDAAGDAP, from the coding sequence ATGAGCTATGAATTCCTCGTCGCGAGCGCGATCGGCGTGCTGGTTGCCGGCGGCATTTACCTCGCCCTGCGGGCGCGCACGTTTCAGGTCGTGCTGGGGCTGACGCTGATTTCCTATGCGGTGAACCTGTTCCTGTTCGCGAGCGGCCGGCTGGTGCTGGCGCGCCCGCCCATCTGGGACAAGGCGGTGACCGAATACACCGATCCGCTGCCGCAGGCGCTGGTGCTGACCGCGATCGTCATCACCTTCGGCATGACCGCTTTCGTGGTAATCCTCGCGCTGCGCAGCTTCCTTGAAACTGGCAGCGACCATGTCGACGGGGCCGAGGTGCCGTGCGATGTGCAGGACGGGCTTGCGGACGATACCGACGCTGCGGGAGACGCACCGTGA